Proteins from a single region of Euleptes europaea isolate rEulEur1 chromosome 21, rEulEur1.hap1, whole genome shotgun sequence:
- the SNN gene encoding stannin produces the protein MSIMDHSPTTGVVTVIVILIAIAALGALILGCWCYLRLQRISQSEDEESIVGEGETKEPFLLVQYSARGPCTERKAKLTPNGPEAHS, from the coding sequence ATGTCGATCATGGACCACAGCCCCACCACCGGGGTAGTGACGGTCATCGTCATCCTGATCGCCATCGCAGCGCTGGGCGCCCTGATCCTCGGCTGCTGGTGCTACCTGCGCCTCCAGCGGATCAGCCAGTCGGAGGACGAGGAGAGCATCGTGGGCGAAGGGGAGACCAAGGAGCCCTTCCTCCTGGTCCAGTACTCAGCCCGCGGGCCCTGCACGGAGAGGAAAGCCAAGCTCACACCCAATGGCCCAGAGGCCCACAGCTAA